TCAACGGATTGGAAACAAACCGCCGGACCGACCCGCTTGAGCCGATCGTAACGGCGGTGTTTCCGAGACTGGCCGCGCCGGAGCCGATGTTGGCAAGCGCGCCGTCGCTTGCCCCGACAACCCACGGGGTATGCGGCAACAGTCCGAAGGCTTCCGCCATCTCGGGCTTCATTCCCCGCAGAACCTCGGTTACCGGCACAATCTCGCCGAGCCGCTCCTTCCCGATCCCGGCTAGCTGCAGCGCTTTTTCGCACCAGCCGCGTCCGGAGATGTGCAGCAGCCCGGTGGCTGCTGCCGTTGACACATCAAGCGCATACAAGCCGAAGCATCGATGCAAAAGGTATTCCTTGATGGAAATGAACCGGGCCGCTGTTTCGAACAGCTCCGGCTTGTTCTCCTTCCACCACAGCAGCTTGCCAAGCGGCGACATGGGATGGGCCGGGGTGCCTGTCAGCGCATACAATTCTTCCGCCGCACCGCTGCGCTTCAATTCTGCCAGTTGGGGAACACTGCGATTATCCGCCCAGGTGAGCAGGGGCGTCAGCGGCATTCCGTCCTTATCCACCGCCATAAGACTGTGCATGCCTGCGCTGACCCCCACCGCTTCGATGTCCTCCGGCTTGACCCCGCCGTTGATCATTGCCCGGCGGAACGCTTCGGCAACGGCATTCATAATCTCCTCCGGCCGCTGCTCCGCCCTTCCCGGCTCCGGGACAAGCAGCGTGTAAGCCGCTTTGCCCTGCCCGCGGATTTTACCATGCCTTTCATATAAAAATACCTTCGCGCTTGTAGTGCCGATATCCAGGCCGACGAAAAGTCCCATTTCCATCCTCCCTTCCCCTACCTGAGTCTATTATACACCCTCCCGGGGTAATTCCCGTAGATCTGTTATTCTTGAGAAAGTTGGGTTAAGGTATGAAATAGAGGATGGGCGTGTATATATCAGGCGAGGTGATAGGGTGAAAGCAATACCGAATTGTATATCATTTAGCAGAATCATTTTCTCATTGATTTTGATTTTTGTTGAGCCATTAAGCGCAGCCTTTTACGCAATATATATGATTTGTGGGGTCAGTGATATGATAGACGGGTTTATTGCCCGAAAGACGGGAACAGCGAGCAGACTCGGCGAAAAGCTGGATTCTTTGGCCGACCTGATAATGGTAGGTGTGTTATTGGTCGTGCTTTATCCAATCCTGAAACCTGCAACCGAAATCGTCATTTGGGTTATTTTGATTGGTATGATCCGATTGGCATCGATTGTCGTAGCCCTGAAAAAATACAAAACCTTTGCAATTCCTCACACTTACGGAAACAAAATCACCGGCCTCGCTTTATTCATATTTCCGTTATTGCTTCCCTATATTCATATGGCGGTGTTGATGGATATCCTTTGTGCTGTGGCCAGCCTATCAGCAATTGAGGAGTTGGTTATTCAGCTGACATCAAGTGAACTGGATGGAAACAGAAAGAGCATATTCACCAAATGAGCGCATTGAACGGGATGAGCGCGAAGCTTATCCTTAACCTGATATTTAAATTATAAACGCCCGGATTTCCGCGCATCGGATTTCCGGGCATCTTTGTTTCAAATAACTGCGATGAGGGGTGTGCTACACCGCCGCGGCGGCGCTCTCCAGAGAAGCTCTCCAAGACTGCAGCATGTGGAGATCATAGGGAAGAAACTCCTCCAGCATCCGGGATAATCCACGGTACAGCGAGCTGTTCGTCGCCGCTTCCAGTCTTTCGCAGAATTCCGGGGTCCAGAGCAGCAGATGCTCCCGCAAAAAATTCTCCTGGATGTCCAGCAGTTCCATCGCGCTTCTGACCGAAAAGCTGTTGAACAGCATCCGTTCGTGAAGCACAGCCATAAACTCCAGCTCGATGGCAATGTGATCGTCGGCCTCGTCGCCGCATTTTTTGAACACGATGCCTGCGGAAGCATACACATCGGAAAGCACGTTGCAGAATTCCTCCGCTTCTCCGAGGAGGGCCGCCTCTCTCGGCTTAAGGCCAACCACGGTTTCGTCACGCATCAGCCGGTCGTATTCCGCGGCTTCCGCCTCGCAGACCTGAAGAAGATCCTGCGGCTTCTGGCCGCATAAATAGCGCTTCAGTTCGCGTCCTCCCTCCGACATCTCGGCCGCCGCGCTGATCTGGCGATTGCGGCTCCACTGGGCGATTAGCGACAGGGTCGGTTTTCTTCCAAAAAAATCGGTAAACAGCTGGTATATGAATCCCCTGCTTCCCAGCCAACGTTTGAAGGCTTCCGAAACTTCCAGGGAAGGAACGGTCATATGCATTAGTAAATCCCCCTTGTAAGGTTTATCCGTACCGTACAGCCCGGCGGCTGCTCCTTACGGACTCATCATTGTCTTTCTCTGCTTTGTGAATAGATCGTGCACCCCCGGGAAAATCATACGGGCCG
This region of Paenibacillus sp. URB8-2 genomic DNA includes:
- a CDS encoding gluconokinase → MGLFVGLDIGTTSAKVFLYERHGKIRGQGKAAYTLLVPEPGRAEQRPEEIMNAVAEAFRRAMINGGVKPEDIEAVGVSAGMHSLMAVDKDGMPLTPLLTWADNRSVPQLAELKRSGAAEELYALTGTPAHPMSPLGKLLWWKENKPELFETAARFISIKEYLLHRCFGLYALDVSTAAATGLLHISGRGWCEKALQLAGIGKERLGEIVPVTEVLRGMKPEMAEAFGLLPHTPWVVGASDGALANIGSGAASLGNTAVTIGSSGSVRRFVSNPLTDPQGRTFCYAFGEDRWLIGGPTNNGGIALRWFKEQFMNGVLPGPEIRDAIRAQPERRQRRGRQHVVIDPSKPGHSSLDDLITLAMSVPAGADGVLFLPYLSGERAPYWNPDARGVFAGAGLHHGRQHFVRAVLEGVLFAVNDVTETLSGLAGPPERMLASGGFASSAVWTGLLSDMTGLRIDVPRSYEASAYGAALLAMFATGALDSLDQADARVGILRSHAPNEENRAVYEKLYPLFKDVYRRLEPVFPELVSMQGRL
- a CDS encoding CDP-alcohol phosphatidyltransferase family protein produces the protein MKAIPNCISFSRIIFSLILIFVEPLSAAFYAIYMICGVSDMIDGFIARKTGTASRLGEKLDSLADLIMVGVLLVVLYPILKPATEIVIWVILIGMIRLASIVVALKKYKTFAIPHTYGNKITGLALFIFPLLLPYIHMAVLMDILCAVASLSAIEELVIQLTSSELDGNRKSIFTK
- a CDS encoding TorD/DmsD family molecular chaperone, with the translated sequence MHMTVPSLEVSEAFKRWLGSRGFIYQLFTDFFGRKPTLSLIAQWSRNRQISAAAEMSEGGRELKRYLCGQKPQDLLQVCEAEAAEYDRLMRDETVVGLKPREAALLGEAEEFCNVLSDVYASAGIVFKKCGDEADDHIAIELEFMAVLHERMLFNSFSVRSAMELLDIQENFLREHLLLWTPEFCERLEAATNSSLYRGLSRMLEEFLPYDLHMLQSWRASLESAAAAV